One genomic segment of Streptomyces niveus includes these proteins:
- a CDS encoding NAD(P)/FAD-dependent oxidoreductase: MSTTERPRILVVGGGYVGLYAARRILKKMRYGEATVTVVDPRSYMTYQPFLPEAAAGNISPRHVVVPLRRVLPKAEVLTGRVTTIDQDRKVATVSPLVGEAYELPFDYLIVALGAVSRTFPIPGLAEQGIGMKGIEEAIGLRNHVLEQLDKADSTTDEDVRRKALTFVFVGGGFAGAETVGEVEDLARDAAKYYTSVKREDMRFLLVDVADKILPEVGPKLGSWGKEHLESRGVEVYLKTGMESCVDGRVVLGNGLEVDSNTIVWTAGVKPNPALARYGLPLGPRGHVDTDAKLQVRGTDYIWAAGDNAQVPDMAARKAGVENAWCPPNAQHALRQSKVLGDNVISGLRGFPQQEYSHANKGAVAGLGMHKGVAMIVVGKMKIKFRGRLAWYMHRGYHGMAMPTWNRKIRVFADWTLSAFLKREVVSLGAMETPREEFYEAAKPAPARQTAVAPKPESGSDSESGSEQVKAEAGTRVRAS; encoded by the coding sequence ATGAGCACCACGGAGCGTCCCAGGATCCTTGTTGTAGGCGGAGGGTACGTAGGCCTGTACGCAGCTCGTCGCATTCTGAAGAAGATGCGCTACGGGGAGGCGACGGTCACCGTTGTCGACCCCCGCTCGTACATGACGTACCAGCCCTTCCTCCCCGAAGCCGCAGCCGGAAACATCTCGCCTCGGCACGTCGTCGTACCGCTGCGACGCGTGCTGCCCAAGGCTGAGGTGCTCACCGGCCGAGTCACGACCATCGACCAGGATCGCAAGGTCGCCACGGTCTCCCCGCTCGTCGGTGAGGCCTATGAGCTGCCCTTCGACTATCTGATCGTCGCGCTCGGCGCCGTCTCCCGTACCTTCCCGATCCCCGGCCTCGCCGAGCAGGGCATCGGTATGAAGGGCATCGAGGAGGCGATCGGCCTGCGGAACCACGTGCTCGAACAGCTCGACAAGGCCGACTCGACGACCGACGAGGACGTCCGCCGCAAGGCGTTGACCTTCGTCTTCGTCGGCGGCGGCTTCGCCGGCGCCGAGACCGTCGGTGAGGTCGAGGACTTGGCGCGGGACGCCGCGAAGTACTACACGAGCGTCAAGCGCGAGGACATGCGCTTCCTGCTCGTCGACGTCGCCGACAAGATCCTTCCCGAGGTCGGCCCGAAGCTGGGCTCCTGGGGCAAGGAGCACCTGGAGAGCCGCGGTGTCGAGGTCTATCTCAAGACCGGCATGGAGTCCTGCGTCGACGGCCGTGTCGTGCTGGGCAACGGACTCGAGGTCGACTCCAACACGATCGTGTGGACCGCGGGCGTCAAGCCCAACCCGGCGCTCGCCCGCTACGGCCTGCCGCTCGGGCCGCGCGGTCACGTCGACACCGACGCCAAGCTCCAGGTGCGGGGCACCGATTACATCTGGGCCGCCGGCGACAACGCCCAGGTTCCCGACATGGCCGCCCGCAAGGCCGGCGTCGAGAACGCCTGGTGCCCGCCGAACGCCCAGCACGCGCTGCGTCAGTCGAAGGTCCTCGGCGACAACGTGATCTCCGGTCTGCGGGGCTTCCCGCAGCAGGAGTACAGCCACGCGAACAAGGGCGCGGTCGCCGGGCTCGGCATGCACAAGGGTGTCGCGATGATCGTCGTCGGCAAGATGAAGATCAAGTTCCGTGGCCGGCTGGCCTGGTACATGCACCGTGGCTACCACGGCATGGCGATGCCGACCTGGAACCGCAAGATCCGTGTCTTCGCCGACTGGACGCTCTCGGCGTTCCTCAAGCGCGAGGTCGTCTCGCTCGGCGCGATGGAGACACCGCGCGAGGAGTTCTACGAGGCCGCCAAGCCCGCGCCGGCGCGTCAGACGGCCGTCGCGCCGAAGCCCGAGTCCGGCTCGGACTCCGAGTCCGGCTCGGAGCAGGTCAAGGCCGAGGCCGGGACGAGGGTCAGGGCTTCCTGA
- a CDS encoding Bax inhibitor-1/YccA family membrane protein has translation MRSSNPVFSRRGFSRDNGQAGFNAAPQAGGPAVGTTQNPYATNPYATNPYAPQTDGQYGGAGPQAPARAGVMTIDDVVTRTASTLGTVVLTAVLAWVLLPVDQNNVGKSYGIAIGAALVALVLALVQSFKRKPVPALILGYAAFEGVFLGVISSAVSTYLSPGVVVQAVMGTMAVFAGVLIAYKMRWIRVTRRFYGFVMAAAMGFVLLMVANLLFSVFGGGDGLGFRSGGLGILFGVIGIILGACFLALDFKQVEDGVTYGAPREESWMAAFGLTMTLVWIYLEMLRLFSILSGND, from the coding sequence ATGAGGAGCAGTAACCCGGTCTTCTCGCGACGGGGCTTCAGCCGCGACAACGGCCAAGCGGGCTTCAACGCGGCGCCGCAGGCCGGGGGCCCCGCCGTAGGAACCACGCAGAACCCGTACGCGACGAACCCGTACGCCACCAACCCCTACGCCCCGCAGACCGACGGTCAGTACGGCGGCGCCGGACCGCAGGCGCCCGCACGCGCCGGGGTCATGACGATCGACGACGTCGTGACGCGCACCGCGTCGACGCTCGGCACGGTCGTCCTCACGGCCGTCCTCGCCTGGGTCCTGCTCCCGGTCGACCAGAACAACGTGGGCAAGTCGTACGGCATCGCCATCGGCGCGGCCCTCGTGGCCCTGGTCCTGGCGCTTGTCCAGTCGTTCAAGCGCAAGCCGGTCCCGGCGCTGATCCTGGGCTACGCCGCGTTCGAGGGCGTCTTCCTCGGCGTGATCAGCAGCGCGGTGAGCACGTACCTCTCGCCGGGCGTGGTCGTCCAGGCGGTGATGGGCACGATGGCGGTCTTCGCCGGTGTGCTGATCGCCTACAAGATGCGCTGGATCCGCGTCACGCGCCGTTTCTACGGCTTCGTGATGGCCGCCGCGATGGGCTTCGTACTCCTCATGGTCGCCAACCTGCTGTTCAGCGTCTTCGGCGGCGGTGACGGCCTCGGCTTCCGCAGCGGCGGCCTCGGCATCCTCTTCGGTGTGATCGGCATCATCCTCGGCGCGTGCTTCCTGGCGCTCGACTTCAAGCAGGTCGAGGACGGCGTCACGTACGGCGCGCCGCGCGAGGAGTCCTGGATGGCGGCCTTCGGCCTCACCATGACACTGGTGTGGATCTACCTGGAGATGCTGCGCCTCTTCTCGATCCTGAGCGGCAACGACTAG
- a CDS encoding ABC transporter ATP-binding protein gives MPLLRASAVAAHASALSKVYGQGETQVVALDQVTVDFRQGQFTAIMGPSGSGKSTLMHCVAGLDSFSSGSVRIGDTELSTLKDKQLTQLRRDKIGFIFQAFNLLPTLTALENITLPMDIAGRKPDKQWLDNVITMIGLKDRLHHRPTALSGGQQQRVAVARALASQPEIIFGDEPTGNLDSRAGAEVLGFMRNSVRELGQTVVMVTHDPVAASYADRVIFLADGRIVDEMQNPTAEGVLDRMKAFDSKGRTS, from the coding sequence ATGCCTCTCCTCCGCGCCAGCGCCGTGGCGGCCCACGCCTCCGCCTTGTCCAAGGTCTACGGGCAGGGCGAGACGCAGGTCGTGGCCCTCGACCAGGTCACCGTCGACTTCCGGCAGGGCCAGTTCACCGCGATCATGGGCCCCTCCGGGTCCGGCAAGTCGACCCTGATGCACTGCGTGGCCGGGCTCGACAGCTTCAGCAGCGGCTCGGTGCGCATCGGCGACACCGAGCTGAGCACGCTCAAGGACAAGCAGCTCACCCAGCTCCGCCGGGACAAGATCGGCTTCATCTTCCAGGCGTTCAACCTGCTGCCGACGCTGACGGCCCTGGAGAACATCACGCTCCCCATGGACATCGCGGGCCGTAAGCCCGACAAGCAGTGGCTGGACAACGTGATCACGATGATCGGCCTCAAGGACCGGCTCCACCACCGTCCCACCGCGCTCTCCGGCGGCCAGCAGCAGCGCGTGGCCGTCGCCCGCGCGCTGGCCTCCCAGCCCGAGATCATCTTCGGTGACGAGCCGACCGGAAACCTGGACTCACGGGCCGGCGCCGAGGTCCTGGGCTTCATGCGCAACTCCGTACGGGAGTTGGGCCAGACCGTCGTCATGGTGACGCACGACCCGGTGGCCGCCTCGTACGCGGACCGGGTGATCTTCCTCGCCGACGGCCGGATCGTCGACGAGATGCAGAACCCCACCGCCGAGGGCGTGCTCGACCGTATGAAGGCCTTCGACTCCAAGGGCCGTACGAGCTGA
- a CDS encoding ABC transporter permease has translation MFRTALRTVLAHKARLLMTVLAVMLGVAFVSGTLVFTDTLGNAFNKQSAKSYKDVAVSVSSYASNEKGPDGKKPEPGLSPKTLDEIGAIDKVASVTGRVDGFAGVADPDGKLIGNGWSNTGTNFSPGKDGKDAAYDFTDGSGPTKAGEIALDKSTASRGEYEVGKPVRVSTNGPVKEYTLSGIFTTEDGAVNAGGSLVLFETAVAQKLYLEPGFFQNATVTATPGASDAKILDAVEPLLPEDAEAQTGTQLAAEQADQIERQLSGINQMLLAFAAIALFVGIFLISNTFTMLVAQRTKELALLRAVGASRRQVKRSVMLEALVVGLFASAVGFVLGIGLAVGLRSAMGSFGAKVPAGPLMITPVAVAAAFGVGVVITLIAAWLPARRAAKIPPVAAMSSVHAVATVKSLVLRNSIGAVLTLIGAAGIIAGASAGKDGKLIIGGGAFFSLVGIIVLIPLLSRPVIALVQPLLNRLYGVAGKLAGQNAVRNPRRTGATASALAIGLTLVTGLTVIGVTLGQAIDKMTTDNIKADYMVTMASGGGLDESAVEALEKAPGVSAVSPQRASYLQIKGEDTSVSAVTPGDIQRVLALKTRSGSLDSLSGDAIAMDSDTAKSRGLKTGDTVSVKYQDDKTARLKIGATYEANEFVSPVLISTDLVGPHEAKPYTPEVYVSMDGGMSEANELALVNALGDNPAISVSDQQDIRNMFGGMINTALNIMYGLLGMALIIAVLGVVNTLAMSVFERQQEIGMLRAIGLDRRRVKRMIRLEAVVISVFGAVVGVGLGTFLAWAIGETIRSSIPGYVLVMPWDRIGIFLVLAGLVGVLAALWPARSAARLNMLTAIKTE, from the coding sequence ATGTTCCGTACCGCCCTGCGCACCGTGCTCGCGCACAAGGCCCGGCTGTTGATGACCGTGCTCGCCGTGATGCTCGGCGTGGCCTTCGTCTCCGGCACGCTGGTCTTCACCGACACCCTCGGCAACGCCTTCAACAAACAGTCGGCCAAGAGCTACAAGGACGTGGCCGTCTCCGTCTCCAGCTACGCCTCCAACGAGAAGGGCCCCGACGGGAAGAAGCCGGAGCCGGGACTCAGCCCGAAGACCCTCGACGAGATCGGCGCCATCGACAAAGTGGCCTCCGTCACCGGCCGGGTCGACGGCTTCGCCGGTGTGGCCGACCCGGACGGCAAGCTGATCGGCAACGGCTGGTCCAACACCGGTACCAACTTCTCCCCGGGCAAGGACGGCAAGGACGCCGCCTACGACTTCACCGACGGGTCGGGCCCCACGAAGGCCGGCGAGATCGCGCTCGACAAGTCCACCGCGTCCCGCGGTGAGTACGAGGTCGGCAAGCCCGTGCGGGTCTCGACCAACGGGCCGGTGAAGGAGTACACCCTCTCCGGCATCTTCACCACCGAGGACGGCGCGGTCAACGCGGGCGGCAGCCTGGTGCTCTTCGAGACGGCGGTCGCCCAGAAGCTCTACCTGGAGCCGGGCTTCTTCCAGAACGCCACCGTCACCGCGACGCCCGGCGCCTCCGACGCGAAGATCCTCGACGCGGTCGAGCCGCTGCTGCCCGAGGACGCCGAGGCGCAGACCGGCACCCAGCTGGCCGCCGAACAGGCCGACCAGATCGAGCGTCAGCTCAGTGGCATCAACCAGATGCTGCTCGCCTTCGCGGCCATCGCGCTCTTCGTCGGCATCTTCCTGATCTCCAACACCTTCACCATGCTCGTCGCCCAGCGCACCAAGGAGCTGGCGCTGCTGCGCGCCGTCGGCGCCTCGCGCCGCCAGGTCAAGCGCTCGGTGATGCTCGAGGCGCTGGTCGTGGGTCTCTTCGCGTCCGCCGTCGGCTTCGTCCTCGGTATCGGTCTCGCCGTCGGACTGCGTTCGGCCATGGGCTCGTTCGGTGCGAAGGTGCCCGCCGGACCGCTGATGATCACGCCGGTCGCGGTCGCCGCCGCCTTCGGTGTCGGCGTGGTGATCACCCTGATCGCCGCCTGGCTGCCCGCCCGCCGGGCCGCGAAGATCCCGCCGGTCGCCGCCATGAGCAGCGTGCACGCCGTGGCCACGGTGAAGTCGCTCGTCCTGCGCAACTCGATCGGCGCCGTGCTCACGCTCATCGGCGCAGCGGGCATCATCGCGGGTGCCTCGGCCGGGAAGGACGGCAAGCTGATCATCGGCGGCGGCGCCTTCTTCTCGCTCGTCGGCATCATCGTGCTCATCCCGCTGCTGTCGCGCCCGGTCATCGCGCTCGTACAGCCGCTGCTGAACCGCCTGTACGGCGTCGCGGGCAAGCTGGCGGGGCAGAACGCGGTGCGCAACCCGCGCCGTACGGGTGCCACCGCCTCCGCGCTGGCGATCGGCCTCACGCTGGTCACCGGTCTCACCGTCATCGGTGTGACGCTCGGTCAGGCCATCGACAAGATGACCACCGACAACATCAAGGCCGACTACATGGTCACGATGGCCAGCGGCGGCGGTCTCGACGAGTCGGCGGTCGAGGCTCTGGAGAAGGCGCCGGGCGTCAGCGCGGTCTCCCCGCAGCGGGCGTCGTACCTCCAGATCAAGGGCGAGGACACCTCCGTCTCGGCCGTGACCCCCGGGGACATCCAGCGGGTCCTCGCGCTGAAGACGCGGAGCGGTTCGCTGGACTCGCTGAGCGGTGACGCGATCGCGATGGACTCGGACACCGCGAAGTCGCGGGGTCTGAAGACCGGCGACACCGTCTCGGTGAAGTACCAGGACGACAAGACGGCGCGGCTGAAGATCGGCGCCACCTACGAGGCCAACGAGTTCGTCTCCCCGGTCCTGATCTCGACCGATCTGGTGGGGCCGCACGAGGCGAAGCCGTACACCCCCGAGGTGTACGTGTCGATGGACGGCGGCATGAGCGAGGCCAACGAACTGGCCCTGGTGAACGCGCTCGGCGACAACCCCGCCATCAGCGTCTCCGACCAGCAGGACATCAGGAACATGTTCGGCGGCATGATCAACACCGCGCTGAACATCATGTACGGGCTGCTGGGGATGGCGCTGATCATCGCGGTGCTCGGTGTCGTCAACACCCTCGCGATGTCGGTCTTCGAGCGTCAGCAGGAGATCGGCATGCTGCGGGCCATCGGTCTGGACCGCCGCAGGGTCAAGCGCATGATCCGGCTGGAGGCCGTGGTGATCTCGGTGTTCGGCGCGGTGGTCGGCGTCGGGCTCGGTACGTTCCTGGCCTGGGCCATCGGCGAGACGATCCGCTCGTCGATCCCCGGCTATGTGCTGGTCATGCCGTGGGACCGGATCGGGATCTTCCTGGTGCTCGCGGGGCTGGTGGGTGTGCTGGCCGCGCTCTGGCCGGCGCGCAGCGCGGCGAGGCTGAACATGCTGACGGCGATCAAGACGGAGTGA
- a CDS encoding SAM-dependent methyltransferase — MADAALRLTTLAEELLGAPLPVRIRAWDGSESGPPGAPTLVVRHRRALRRLLWKPGELGLARGWVAGEIDIDGDLYGALSLIAGLLWERGADAEDAVHPLRDPRMRAAAKGLVEIAGPWPPPPPPPEEVRRRSGTLHTKHRDRAAISHHYDVGNDFYEMVLGPSMVYSCAYFEEPGATLEDAQRDKLDLVCRKLGLTEGERLLDVGCGWGSMAIHAAREYGVQVTGVTLSREQAAYARKRIADEGLTDRIEIRVQDYRDVRDGPYDAISSIGMAEHVGSVRYREYADDLFALLKPGGRLLNHQIARRPERDESEYRIDDFIDAYVFPDGELAPLGRTVGTLEEAGFEVRDVESLREHYALTLRHWVRNLERHWPEAVRITSPGRARVWRLYMAASALSFEHNRIGVNQILAVRSRQSGDSALPLRTRTWN; from the coding sequence ATGGCCGATGCCGCACTGCGGCTGACCACTCTCGCCGAGGAACTGCTGGGAGCCCCGCTTCCCGTACGTATCCGTGCCTGGGACGGCAGCGAGTCCGGGCCGCCCGGCGCGCCGACACTCGTCGTCCGGCACCGCCGGGCTTTGCGCCGTCTGCTGTGGAAACCGGGCGAGTTGGGACTGGCCCGCGGCTGGGTGGCCGGCGAGATCGACATCGACGGTGATCTGTACGGGGCCCTGTCACTGATCGCCGGACTCCTCTGGGAGCGCGGCGCCGACGCCGAGGACGCCGTGCACCCGCTGCGCGACCCGCGGATGCGCGCCGCCGCCAAGGGCCTCGTGGAGATCGCCGGACCCTGGCCGCCGCCCCCGCCGCCCCCCGAGGAGGTACGGCGCCGGAGCGGCACGCTGCACACCAAGCACCGGGACCGGGCGGCGATCAGCCACCACTACGACGTGGGCAACGACTTCTACGAGATGGTCCTCGGACCGTCGATGGTTTACTCGTGCGCCTACTTCGAGGAGCCCGGCGCCACGCTGGAGGACGCGCAGCGCGACAAGCTCGACCTCGTCTGCCGCAAGCTCGGGCTGACGGAGGGCGAGCGGCTGCTCGACGTCGGCTGCGGCTGGGGCTCCATGGCCATCCACGCGGCGCGCGAGTACGGAGTCCAGGTCACCGGGGTCACGCTCTCCCGCGAGCAGGCCGCGTACGCGCGCAAGCGCATCGCGGACGAGGGCCTGACCGACCGGATCGAGATCCGGGTCCAGGACTACCGGGACGTCAGGGACGGTCCGTACGACGCCATCTCGTCCATCGGCATGGCCGAACACGTCGGCTCGGTCCGCTACCGCGAATACGCCGACGACCTCTTCGCCCTCCTCAAGCCGGGCGGCCGGCTGCTCAACCACCAGATCGCGCGCCGCCCCGAGCGGGACGAATCCGAGTACCGCATCGACGACTTCATCGACGCGTACGTCTTCCCCGACGGCGAACTGGCCCCGCTCGGACGCACCGTCGGCACTCTGGAGGAGGCGGGATTCGAGGTCAGGGACGTCGAATCCCTGCGTGAGCACTACGCGCTGACGCTCCGTCACTGGGTGCGGAACCTGGAGCGGCACTGGCCCGAGGCGGTCCGGATCACCTCACCCGGCCGCGCCCGCGTATGGCGCCTCTACATGGCCGCGTCGGCCCTCTCCTTCGAGCACAACAGGATCGGCGTCAACCAGATCCTGGCGGTACGGTCCCGCCAGTCGGGCGACTCGGCCCTCCCGCTGCGTACGCGAACCTGGAACTGA
- a CDS encoding DUF4287 domain-containing protein yields the protein MSLVFSEETHRNLLSRIPHCTGREISDWLRTVDEGPALVRFDEKVAWLRGEHDLAYGHAKAIIHEHDLRRAARRLG from the coding sequence ATGTCCCTTGTTTTCTCCGAAGAGACCCATCGCAACCTGCTGTCCCGCATCCCACACTGCACCGGTCGCGAGATCTCCGACTGGCTCCGCACGGTCGACGAAGGTCCCGCCCTCGTCCGTTTCGACGAGAAGGTCGCCTGGCTCCGCGGCGAGCACGATCTCGCGTACGGGCACGCGAAGGCGATCATCCACGAGCACGATCTGAGGCGGGCGGCGCGTCGCCTCGGCTGA
- a CDS encoding Ppx/GppA phosphatase family protein — MTRVAAIDCGTNSIRLLVADADPATGELVDLDRRMTIVRLGQDVDRTGRLAPEALERTFSACREYADVIKEHGVDRIRFVATSASRDAENRDEFVRGVLDILGVEPEVITGDQEAEFSFTGATRELAGRTDLETPYLVVDIGGGSTEFVVGSDRVTAGRSVDIGCVRLTERHRLADPATHADITALRADIATALDTVALHVPLGEARTLVGLAGSVTTVAAIALGLTTYDSAVIHHSRIPFDMVREITTTLLSSTHAERATIPVMHPGRVDVIVTGALILLTIMERTGATEVVVSEHDILDGIGWSIA; from the coding sequence TCGCCGACGCCGACCCCGCCACCGGCGAACTCGTCGACCTGGACCGGCGCATGACGATCGTGCGGCTCGGCCAGGACGTCGACCGGACGGGCCGGCTCGCCCCCGAGGCGCTGGAGCGCACCTTCTCGGCCTGCCGCGAGTACGCGGACGTCATCAAGGAACACGGTGTGGACCGGATCCGCTTCGTGGCCACCTCCGCCTCCCGCGACGCCGAGAACCGCGACGAGTTCGTCCGCGGTGTCCTCGACATCCTCGGGGTCGAACCCGAGGTGATCACCGGTGACCAGGAGGCGGAGTTCTCCTTCACCGGCGCCACCAGGGAGCTGGCCGGCCGCACCGACCTGGAGACGCCGTACCTGGTCGTGGACATCGGCGGCGGCTCCACCGAGTTCGTCGTCGGGTCCGACCGGGTCACGGCCGGGCGGTCGGTCGACATCGGCTGCGTACGGCTCACCGAGCGGCACCGCCTGGCCGACCCGGCCACCCACGCCGACATCACCGCCCTGCGCGCCGACATCGCGACCGCCCTCGACACGGTGGCGCTGCACGTCCCGCTCGGGGAGGCCCGCACCCTCGTCGGCCTCGCCGGCTCCGTCACCACGGTCGCGGCGATCGCGCTGGGCCTGACGACGTACGACTCGGCGGTGATCCACCACTCGCGCATCCCCTTCGACATGGTCCGGGAGATCACCACGACGCTGCTGTCCTCCACCCACGCCGAACGCGCGACGATCCCGGTGATGCATCCGGGGCGGGTGGACGTGATCGTGACGGGTGCGCTGATCCTGCTCACGATCATGGAACGGACCGGTGCGACGGAGGTCGTCGTGAGCGAGCACGACATCCTCGACGGCATCGGCTGGTCGATCGCCTGA
- a CDS encoding acetyl-CoA C-acetyltransferase has translation MPEAVIVSAARSPIGRAFKGSLKELRPDDLTATIIQAALAKIPELDPHDIDDLMLGCGLPGGEQGHNLGRIVAVQMGMDHLPGCTITRYCSSSLQTSRMALHAIKAGEGDVFISAGVEMVSRSVNGSSDGMPGTHNPVFADAEARTATVAASEGAGWHDPREDGLLPDAYIAMGQTAENLARLKGITRRDMDEFGVRSQNLAEEAIKNGFWEREITPVTTPDGTVVAKDDGPRAGVTLEGTQGLKPVFRPDGLVTAGNCCPLNDGAAALVIMSDTKARELGLTPLARIVSTGVSGLSPEIMGYGPVEASKQALRRAGLGIDDIDLVEINEAFAAQVIPSYRDLGVDLDKLNVNGGAIAVGHPFGMTGARITGTLINGLQFHDKQFGLETMCVGGGQGMAMVIERLS, from the coding sequence ATGCCCGAAGCCGTGATCGTCTCTGCCGCCCGCTCCCCCATCGGCCGGGCCTTCAAGGGCTCCCTGAAGGAGCTGCGGCCCGACGACCTGACCGCCACCATCATCCAGGCCGCGCTCGCCAAGATCCCCGAGCTCGATCCCCACGACATCGACGACCTGATGCTCGGCTGCGGTCTGCCCGGCGGCGAGCAGGGCCACAACCTGGGCCGGATCGTCGCCGTACAGATGGGGATGGACCACCTCCCCGGCTGCACGATCACCCGTTACTGTTCCTCCTCGCTCCAGACCTCCCGGATGGCGCTGCACGCCATCAAGGCCGGTGAGGGCGACGTCTTCATCTCGGCGGGCGTCGAGATGGTGTCCCGCTCCGTCAACGGCTCCAGCGACGGCATGCCCGGCACCCACAACCCGGTCTTCGCCGACGCCGAGGCCCGTACGGCCACCGTCGCCGCCTCCGAGGGCGCCGGCTGGCACGACCCTCGTGAGGACGGCCTGCTCCCCGACGCGTACATCGCGATGGGTCAGACCGCCGAGAATCTGGCCCGGCTGAAGGGCATCACGCGGCGCGACATGGACGAGTTCGGCGTGCGGTCCCAGAACCTGGCCGAGGAAGCCATCAAGAACGGCTTCTGGGAGCGCGAGATCACCCCCGTCACCACACCCGACGGCACGGTGGTGGCCAAGGACGACGGCCCCCGCGCGGGCGTCACCCTGGAGGGCACGCAGGGCCTCAAGCCCGTCTTCCGCCCCGACGGACTGGTCACCGCCGGCAACTGCTGCCCGCTCAACGACGGCGCCGCCGCGCTGGTGATCATGTCGGACACCAAGGCACGCGAGCTGGGCCTGACCCCGCTGGCCCGGATCGTCTCCACCGGCGTCTCCGGCCTCTCGCCGGAGATCATGGGTTACGGCCCGGTCGAGGCCAGCAAGCAGGCGCTGCGCCGCGCGGGCCTCGGCATCGACGACATCGACCTGGTGGAGATCAACGAGGCGTTCGCCGCGCAGGTCATCCCCTCCTACCGGGACCTCGGCGTCGACCTCGACAAGCTGAACGTCAACGGCGGCGCGATCGCCGTCGGCCACCCCTTCGGCATGACGGGCGCGCGGATCACGGGCACGCTCATCAACGGGCTCCAGTTCCACGACAAGCAGTTCGGCCTGGAGACGATGTGTGTCGGGGGCGGTCAGGGCATGGCGATGGTCATCGAGCGGCTGAGCTGA
- a CDS encoding SGNH/GDSL hydrolase family protein: protein MARRIAAGAAFGGGSVGLLGAAGVGLVLAEVQLAKRSVGGGTAPIPPRGNGWYGLVYGHTDPLRMGILGDSTAAGQGVRRAGQTPGALLASGLAAVAERPVDLRNVAQPGAQSDDLERQVTLLLSDTFRTPDVCVIIVGANDVTHRMPATASVRYLATAVRRLRTAGAEVVVGTCPDLGTIEPVYQPLRWLARRVSRQLAAAQTIVAVEQGSRTVSLGDLLGPEFEANPREMFGADNYHPSTEGYATAAMAVLPTLCAVLGLWPETDHLDSARDEDILPVAKAAAEAAAEAGTEVTGARAPWALLKHRRRRRLPEPEPTQTEPAAPPPPSKEDANRT from the coding sequence GTGGCACGGCGGATCGCGGCAGGGGCCGCCTTCGGAGGTGGGAGCGTCGGTCTGCTGGGAGCGGCGGGGGTGGGTCTCGTCCTGGCCGAGGTGCAGCTGGCGAAACGGTCGGTCGGCGGCGGTACGGCGCCGATCCCGCCCCGGGGCAACGGCTGGTACGGGCTGGTGTACGGACACACCGACCCGCTGCGGATGGGCATCCTCGGTGACTCCACGGCGGCCGGCCAGGGCGTGCGGCGGGCGGGCCAGACACCGGGAGCGCTGCTCGCCTCGGGGCTGGCGGCGGTGGCGGAGCGCCCGGTCGACCTGCGGAACGTGGCGCAGCCCGGGGCGCAGTCGGACGATCTGGAACGCCAGGTCACGCTGCTGCTCTCGGACACGTTCCGGACCCCGGACGTCTGCGTGATCATCGTCGGCGCGAACGATGTCACCCACCGGATGCCTGCCACCGCGTCGGTCCGGTATCTCGCGACGGCGGTACGGCGGCTGCGGACGGCGGGCGCGGAGGTCGTCGTCGGCACGTGCCCCGATCTGGGGACGATCGAGCCGGTGTACCAGCCGCTGCGCTGGCTGGCCCGCCGGGTGAGCAGGCAGCTCGCGGCGGCCCAGACGATCGTGGCGGTCGAGCAGGGCAGCCGTACGGTCTCGCTCGGCGATCTGCTGGGGCCGGAGTTCGAGGCGAATCCCCGGGAGATGTTCGGCGCCGACAACTACCACCCGTCGACGGAGGGGTACGCGACTGCGGCGATGGCCGTCCTGCCGACGCTGTGCGCGGTCCTCGGTCTGTGGCCGGAGACGGACCATCTGGACTCCGCGCGTGACGAGGACATCCTGCCGGTGGCGAAGGCGGCGGCCGAGGCGGCAGCCGAGGCGGGTACGGAGGTCACGGGTGCGCGGGCGCCGTGGGCCCTGCTCAAGCACCGCAGGCGCCGGCGCCTGCCGGAGCCCGAGCCGACCCAGACGGAGCCGGCCGCGCCGCCGCCGCCTTCCAAGGAGGACGCCAACCGCACATGA